In candidate division KSB1 bacterium, the DNA window ATCTAAAATTACCGGTTATGGGTACGATCCCCTTGCTTGACTTTAGCGATGTTTTCGATTTTCAGGACTCCGAGAAATTGAAGCGGATTGATCAACAACTGGTGACGCATGATTATTCCCCGACTCCAATTGGTGAAGCATACCGCTCTCTTAGAACAAATTTGTTGTTCTCAAAAGACCACGGTAAAATACAATCTCTGGTTGCAACCAGCACCGAACCGGGTGATGGCAAGTCCTTTACTGCGGCGAATTTAGCTATCACCTTTGCGCAACTCAAAACAAACACATTGCTGATAGACGGTGACTTAAGACGCGGCGTTCTTCACAATACGTTTGGGTTGCCGAAAGAGCCAGGATTTTCCAACTACTTGACAAGAATGGTTCCTCTACAAAATATTCTATATGAAACACATATTCCCAATCTAACTCTCATAACTTGTGGTTCTTTAATTCCCAACCCTTCGGAATTATTGGGTTCGCAGCAGATGCGCAAATTCCTCGACGAAGCCAGGAGAAAATATGAGCTGATAATTTTTGACAGCCCTCCGCTAAACGCAGCTACAGATGCAGTCGTTATCGGCACGCAAGTCGATTCAGCGGTGATGGTTATTCGGGCCGGAAAGACCAATCGGGAATTTGCTCTCCAGAAATTGGAGCTATTTTCAAATGTGCCGGCGAAAGTCTTGGGTGTAATTTTAAATGGAACGACGAGTGATATGGCCCATCCTGGTTATAGCTATTATCACTACTAAAATTTGAATAGGAATTTATTGACGGGCTAAGGGAATATGGCAAAAATATTGGTGACAGGAGGCGCCGGATTTATCGGATCCCACCTTAGCGAGACTCTTTTAAAAGAGGGACGGGAAGTCATTTGCCTTGACAGTTTCAACGATTATTATAATCCGGAAATCAAACGAAATAATATTTCTCTACTGCAAGGGCAAAGTAATTATACACTGATTGAGGGGGATATACTTAACCTCGATCTTTTGCGTCAAATCTTCGCGGATTATAAATTTGATATTGTTGTTCACTTAGCAGCACGGGCAGGTGTTCGACCTTCTATCCAGGAACCTCTGCTTTATCAGCAAGTCAATGTAGAGGGCACGACGAATCTTTTGGAAATGGCTAAAGAATTTCGGACGCAGAAGTTTATTTTTGGTTCCTCATCCTCGGTTTATGGTGAAAACGAAAAAGTGCCGTTTTGTGAGAGTGATCCCGTCGATCATCCCATTTCTCCATATGCGTCGACAAAGAAATCTTGCGAGTTGATTTGTTACACCTATTATCATCTTTATAGTATTTCCACAACCTGTCTGCGTTTTTTTACAGTCTATGGTCCAAGACAGCGGCCGGACATGGCCATCTATAAATTTACACGAGCAATAGAGGCAGGCGAACAAATCACCATGTATGGTGACGGAAGTTCGCGTCGCGATTACACCTACGTTACGGATATTATTGAAGGTATCTGCAAGTCCATTGAATACTGTTCAGATTACCACATCTACAATTTAGGTGAATCGAAGACCATTGAACTAAGAGAGCTTATTCAGTTGATCGCGAAGTGCTTGGGGCAAGAACCCAAAATTCAAAAGCTTGCAATGCAGCCAGGCGATGTTCCAATTACTTTTGCCGATATCACTAAAGCCAAAAATGAAATATCCTACCATCCAAAAGTCAACATTGAGCAAGGAATAGCCAAGTATGTTGATTGGTTTAAGGCGAATAAACTCCATGAATAATTTTTTAGTTTCAACTTTCTTTTAGAATCTCTTTAATGGTCCAGGATAAGGAAGTTTTTCTAAGCAATGTCGTCAAAACTATTGATGCCATTTCTGTTGCCGTTGCTTTTGTAGCTGCATACTTTTTCAGCTTTTTCGTAAGAAATATTCTAGGGCTAGGTGAATTATACTATGCATCTGCCCCCACTATTCATGCGTTTTTATTTTTCACAAACAAATATTTCATTATCCCCGTTGCCAGCATACCAACCTGGTTGCTATTGTTATCCGTTTTGGGTGCATATCGAGATATACGAACCAAAACATTCCTAAAGGAATTTGAAATTCTGCTAAAAGCTGGCGTCCTGGCAACAATCGTGCTGGGTAGCCTCATTTTCGTTTTTAAACTAACCGTCACGAGTCGTTTATTTATTGCAATTTATTCAATGGTGACTGTTGTTGTTCTTACTATTTCAAGGGTATTCCTACGAAAGTTCTTTGATTACATGCATCAGCAGGGCTACAATCAAATAAATTTGCTGATTGTTGGCACCGGAAAAAGAGCAAGGGAGTTCATTGAGGTTGTAAAAAGTCATGCCCATTTAGGTTTGCGAATTGTAGGACTGATTGATGATGAGCATGGTATGTTTGGTAAAGAAATAAAAGGGTTCCGGGTTCTGGGTAGACTTCAGGATATTCCTTTTATCCTGCATAGAATTGTTGTCGATCGAGTGATTTTTGTGGTGCCGAGGCTTTGGTTAAATCGAATTGATGAGGCAATCTTGGCGTGCGAACGGGAAGGAATCAGTACTTCGATTAGCATGGATCTTTATAACCTCAGAATAGCGAAAGTGCGCCAGACTGATTTTGGAGGATTCCCGCTTTTAGAATTTGAAACATTTTCAGCCAAGCAGTGGCAGCTTTTTCTCAAACGCACACTCGATATTATCTTATCTTTTGTGCTTTCAATCATTTTTTCTCCAATAATTATTTTTGTGATAATTGCCATTAAGGCAACCTCAAAAGGTCCGGTATTGTTCAGGCAAATGCGCTCCGGTTTGAATGGCAGAAAATTCAAGCTTTATAAGTTTCGAACAATGGTTGTGGGTGCTGAGATGAAAAAGCGCGAGTTGGAGAAAATGAATGAGATGGACGGTCCGGTATTTAAAA includes these proteins:
- a CDS encoding GDP-mannose 4,6-dehydratase, with the protein product MAKILVTGGAGFIGSHLSETLLKEGREVICLDSFNDYYNPEIKRNNISLLQGQSNYTLIEGDILNLDLLRQIFADYKFDIVVHLAARAGVRPSIQEPLLYQQVNVEGTTNLLEMAKEFRTQKFIFGSSSSVYGENEKVPFCESDPVDHPISPYASTKKSCELICYTYYHLYSISTTCLRFFTVYGPRQRPDMAIYKFTRAIEAGEQITMYGDGSSRRDYTYVTDIIEGICKSIEYCSDYHIYNLGESKTIELRELIQLIAKCLGQEPKIQKLAMQPGDVPITFADITKAKNEISYHPKVNIEQGIAKYVDWFKANKLHE
- a CDS encoding sugar transferase — protein: MVQDKEVFLSNVVKTIDAISVAVAFVAAYFFSFFVRNILGLGELYYASAPTIHAFLFFTNKYFIIPVASIPTWLLLLSVLGAYRDIRTKTFLKEFEILLKAGVLATIVLGSLIFVFKLTVTSRLFIAIYSMVTVVVLTISRVFLRKFFDYMHQQGYNQINLLIVGTGKRAREFIEVVKSHAHLGLRIVGLIDDEHGMFGKEIKGFRVLGRLQDIPFILHRIVVDRVIFVVPRLWLNRIDEAILACEREGISTSISMDLYNLRIAKVRQTDFGGFPLLEFETFSAKQWQLFLKRTLDIILSFVLSIIFSPIIIFVIIAIKATSKGPVLFRQMRSGLNGRKFKLYKFRTMVVGAEMKKRELEKMNEMDGPVFKIKFDPRITKIGRILRKLSIDEIPQLLNVLKGDMSIVGPRPPLPVEVELYKMWQRRRLSLKPGLTCIWQVSGRNKIQFEKWMQMDLQYIDQWSLWLDFKILFKTVFVVLFGYGAS